The following are from one region of the Leptospira yasudae genome:
- a CDS encoding molybdate metabolism regulator — protein sequence MNLFTEKLKELLNDANQNSVSRPYSERLQRIDWDTHADTIAKSLRDAYQIAIDSEEKVSGCLLYMSGETANGFRLSEISFAEEEDDPGYQSGPVHDEAHFNIEEPGKILHEASKKYFDEDKKAYHLIWDAAMTLFAHTVAVAAEKSKETEEFKTLNKTKKFKVAVAFHDSWGCDIEEGEGLVWESNS from the coding sequence ATGAATCTGTTTACGGAAAAATTAAAAGAACTTTTAAACGATGCGAACCAAAATTCGGTCAGTCGTCCTTACTCGGAACGTCTTCAAAGGATCGATTGGGATACTCATGCGGATACCATTGCGAAAAGTCTGCGCGATGCGTATCAAATTGCGATCGATTCCGAAGAGAAGGTTTCCGGTTGTTTGCTGTATATGTCCGGAGAAACGGCAAACGGATTTCGTCTTTCCGAAATTTCTTTTGCGGAAGAGGAAGACGATCCGGGTTATCAATCCGGTCCCGTACACGACGAGGCGCATTTCAACATAGAAGAACCGGGGAAGATCCTACACGAAGCTTCTAAAAAATACTTCGACGAAGACAAGAAGGCGTATCATTTGATTTGGGACGCGGCCATGACTCTATTCGCGCATACGGTCGCGGTGGCGGCCGAAAAATCGAAAGAGACCGAAGAATTCAAAACCTTAAACAAAACAAAAAAATTCAAGGTCGCGGTTGCGTTTCACGATTCCTGGGGATGCGACATCGAAGAGGGGGAAGGTCTTGTTTGGGAATCGAATTCTTAG
- a CDS encoding indole-3-glycerol-phosphate synthase, producing MSSAQLHRVLREIIATKQNEIKEIGKYDPAPYQGLGLGESLRSRNFSIIAECKRKSPSAGEIRADYDPVKIAKTYEDSGASAVSVLTDRNYFGGSLEDLKNVSSLLRIPVLRKDFILDESQIREGRAFGASAILLIVRILTPDQIKGFLKSAASLGMDCLVEVHTAEEAKIALDCGAEIIGINTRDLDTFQIHPNLVEEVSAFLPPNIIKVGESGVKSRADLDAFRRLVDAALIGTYFMEKPDIHKAWLDLF from the coding sequence ATGTCCTCCGCTCAATTACACCGGGTTCTCCGGGAAATCATCGCCACCAAACAAAACGAAATTAAGGAAATCGGGAAATACGACCCGGCTCCTTATCAAGGGCTTGGGCTTGGAGAATCTCTGCGAAGCAGAAACTTCTCCATCATCGCCGAGTGTAAACGCAAGAGTCCTTCCGCCGGTGAAATTCGCGCCGATTATGATCCCGTTAAAATCGCAAAGACGTACGAGGATTCCGGAGCTTCCGCGGTTTCCGTTTTAACGGATCGAAATTATTTCGGCGGTTCTTTAGAGGATCTAAAGAATGTTTCTTCTCTTTTGAGAATTCCCGTTTTAAGAAAAGATTTTATTTTGGATGAATCTCAAATTCGAGAGGGGAGAGCCTTCGGCGCTTCCGCGATTCTTTTGATCGTGAGAATTTTAACTCCCGATCAGATCAAAGGCTTTTTAAAGTCCGCAGCCTCGCTGGGAATGGATTGTCTCGTGGAAGTTCACACGGCGGAAGAGGCGAAGATCGCTTTGGATTGCGGGGCGGAAATCATAGGAATCAATACGAGAGATTTGGATACGTTTCAGATTCATCCGAATTTGGTCGAAGAGGTTTCCGCATTTTTGCCACCTAACATCATCAAGGTGGGAGAGTCCGGTGTTAAGAGTCGAGCCGATCTGGATGCTTTCCGCAGACTCGTGGATGCCGCGTTGATCGGAACCTACTTTATGGAAAAGCCGGATATCCACAAGGCTTGGCTGGATTTGTTTTAA
- a CDS encoding ArnT family glycosyltransferase — protein MNQIAADNKQPISIRVLFVLLIVSVLPLLFTLPLDVIDIDSSQYAEISREMVEGGNPFFIRDNGRRYLDKPILTFWKISLSFLVFGYQNFAFRLPALLFTFLSLWGMFKLTESYSGSRLRAWIATFLYALSPGLYSMVVDPKIDVYLTPYLILVHAFYYLGFKKNKNYYYLMYFAMGLGFITKGPIAMVIPGLSIGGDILFRRDWKRLLEMKLFPGALLAILPPLLWSIPLYLEFQTYGPYFFLWIQSFGRFYVKMYNQKFNPLFFYSNFSWAFGVFILPFVGFVFDRVRKFFKDGNGKTVFQNILKNEYKDGDFVPGFWLFLFLFLISFSRYQLPQYIYWCLPAAAVIGSGFFESLLIGFEDRKEGGAVVKVGQALLLFTAGAFLATVFILPSISIQVGWEYLILPLIYLAVFLWVYFQSGKEGRLLASWIFPVSLFFSIVSLYLYPMLTSYQPSKEIGTFIRENESGKEKLFLFGVPASKRSYAYYSQRISRTLFDPAILVEAIQKDGQRYLIVQDKWVPKMDEFFGKDVQFETVREFPSYKVATPEGKFFLKAQREKVVGKVILMKATLKNSQKR, from the coding sequence ATGAATCAGATCGCAGCCGACAACAAACAACCGATTTCCATTCGCGTCCTTTTCGTTTTATTGATCGTTTCCGTTCTTCCTCTGCTCTTTACTCTTCCTCTCGACGTGATCGACATCGATTCTTCCCAATACGCGGAAATTTCGAGGGAGATGGTCGAGGGAGGAAATCCGTTCTTTATCCGGGACAACGGGAGAAGATATCTGGATAAGCCGATCCTTACGTTCTGGAAGATTTCCCTTTCCTTTCTCGTGTTCGGTTATCAAAATTTCGCGTTTCGTCTTCCCGCTCTTTTGTTCACATTTCTTTCCTTATGGGGAATGTTCAAGCTGACCGAGTCATATTCGGGAAGCCGTTTGCGTGCATGGATCGCGACGTTCTTATACGCGCTTTCGCCCGGTCTTTATTCGATGGTCGTCGATCCGAAAATCGACGTATATCTGACTCCGTATCTGATTCTCGTTCACGCGTTTTATTATCTCGGATTTAAGAAGAATAAAAATTACTATTATCTAATGTATTTCGCCATGGGCCTCGGTTTTATCACGAAAGGTCCGATCGCGATGGTGATTCCCGGCCTTTCTATCGGAGGCGATATTTTATTCAGAAGGGATTGGAAACGTCTTCTGGAGATGAAACTGTTTCCGGGCGCGCTGCTTGCGATTCTTCCTCCGCTTTTATGGTCGATCCCGCTGTATCTCGAATTTCAGACGTACGGTCCGTATTTCTTTTTGTGGATTCAATCGTTCGGTCGTTTTTACGTGAAGATGTACAACCAGAAGTTCAATCCTCTGTTCTTCTATTCCAATTTTTCCTGGGCGTTCGGCGTTTTTATTCTTCCTTTCGTCGGGTTCGTTTTCGACCGCGTTCGGAAATTTTTCAAGGATGGAAACGGAAAAACCGTATTTCAGAATATTCTAAAAAATGAATATAAGGACGGCGATTTTGTTCCCGGTTTTTGGCTGTTTTTATTTCTGTTTCTGATCAGCTTTTCCAGATATCAACTTCCTCAGTACATCTATTGGTGTCTTCCGGCGGCCGCAGTGATCGGCTCCGGATTTTTCGAATCGCTTTTGATCGGTTTTGAGGATCGAAAAGAGGGTGGAGCGGTCGTTAAGGTCGGTCAGGCCTTGCTTTTGTTCACGGCGGGGGCGTTTTTAGCGACCGTCTTTATTTTACCTTCGATCAGCATTCAAGTCGGGTGGGAATATTTGATTCTTCCTTTGATTTATCTCGCGGTATTTCTCTGGGTTTATTTTCAATCCGGCAAAGAAGGACGATTGCTCGCTTCGTGGATCTTTCCGGTCTCGTTGTTCTTCTCGATCGTGAGTTTATATCTCTATCCGATGTTGACTTCCTACCAGCCTTCGAAAGAGATCGGAACCTTCATTCGGGAAAACGAATCCGGTAAGGAAAAATTATTTCTTTTCGGAGTTCCGGCTTCGAAACGGTCTTACGCGTATTATTCGCAAAGAATTTCGAGAACCCTCTTCGATCCCGCAATTTTGGTTGAAGCGATTCAAAAAGACGGACAACGTTATCTGATCGTTCAAGACAAATGGGTTCCGAAAATGGATGAGTTCTTCGGTAAGGACGTACAATTTGAAACCGTTCGTGAATTTCCTTCCTATAAGGTCGCGACTCCGGAAGGAAAATTCTTTTTGAAAGCACAAAGAGAGAAGGTGGTCGGTAAGGTGATTTTGATGAAGGCCACTTTAAAAAATTCCCAGAAACGATAA
- a CDS encoding LIC10906 family membrane protein has translation MGLSNLLSISTGLLHLLFGVYAFRLKGNRIVQNYFLLLNLELSLWLLIQGLRVLVPLEYRNLALNLNFIPISFVPFTLYVLCKKMEASESKIPIWASIIAFVGLGYFAFNCLTQRMANMKDPESFIYEINVNYHLYVFYLVFWTVLSIFEVSRKMLTKRGDFKVRLFFILIGAILALHSTAFFVYILPLFGVFKPWLSSIGLLVSCLLWGVAVLHFDAFQIKAKIIEGADVPLINKAASWGFLRILARLDPMRFIQKSSKEKAAITKEILIQDYDLTSNSGELSVDKRAELLSKKFGKYFK, from the coding sequence GTGGGTCTCAGTAATTTACTGTCAATATCGACGGGATTGCTTCACCTTTTATTCGGCGTTTATGCGTTCCGATTAAAAGGGAATCGTATAGTTCAGAATTATTTTCTCCTTTTAAATCTTGAATTATCCTTATGGCTATTGATTCAGGGCCTTCGAGTTTTGGTTCCACTCGAATATCGTAATTTAGCCCTGAATCTGAATTTTATACCTATATCTTTTGTTCCATTTACACTTTATGTTCTTTGTAAAAAAATGGAAGCCTCGGAAAGTAAGATCCCGATCTGGGCATCGATCATCGCCTTTGTGGGGTTAGGTTATTTCGCCTTCAACTGTTTAACGCAAAGAATGGCAAATATGAAAGATCCGGAAAGCTTCATTTATGAGATAAACGTAAATTATCATTTATACGTTTTTTATCTGGTATTTTGGACCGTACTTTCGATTTTCGAAGTTTCCCGTAAAATGCTTACAAAGAGAGGTGATTTTAAAGTTAGGCTTTTTTTTATCCTCATTGGTGCGATACTGGCTTTACATAGCACTGCATTCTTCGTTTATATTCTTCCGCTTTTTGGGGTTTTTAAACCGTGGCTTTCGTCGATCGGATTATTGGTTTCTTGTCTTCTTTGGGGGGTTGCAGTATTGCACTTTGATGCCTTTCAGATTAAAGCTAAAATTATAGAAGGCGCCGATGTCCCTTTGATCAATAAAGCCGCCTCCTGGGGCTTTTTAAGAATTTTAGCCAGGCTTGATCCAATGCGATTTATCCAAAAGAGTTCGAAAGAAAAAGCCGCAATTACGAAGGAAATACTGATTCAAGACTATGACCTGACTTCCAATTCGGGTGAATTGTCCGTTGATAAACGAGCGGAACTTCTTTCTAAAAAGTTCGGAAAATATTTTAAATAG
- a CDS encoding STAS domain-containing protein, which produces MLDHKVRDGVLIVYLKGRLDVSIANEVEENLNDLIDNQGHKKVILNMQEVDYMSSSGFRACISTLRKLNSKEGALKISNIKPAVKRIFDVIELTSLFDIRETEDEALKSF; this is translated from the coding sequence TTGCTCGATCACAAAGTACGCGACGGTGTTTTGATTGTTTATCTCAAAGGACGTTTGGACGTTTCCATCGCCAATGAGGTTGAGGAAAATCTGAATGACCTGATCGACAATCAAGGTCATAAAAAAGTGATTCTGAATATGCAGGAAGTGGATTATATGTCCTCGTCCGGTTTTAGAGCTTGTATCTCCACCCTGAGAAAGTTGAACTCCAAAGAGGGTGCATTAAAAATTAGTAATATCAAACCTGCGGTAAAGCGGATCTTCGACGTTATCGAACTCACTTCTCTCTTTGACATTCGCGAAACCGAAGACGAGGCTTTGAAATCCTTCTAA
- a CDS encoding Cys-rich protein: MNLKRILLFLSILFFVSCQEYVQQKCSSACKFFVQCAVTTFKDVKVTDAEKNQAMIDCESGCIREQSFVLPCFESETTCKGFNTCVMESGFMD, encoded by the coding sequence ATGAATCTAAAAAGAATTCTTCTTTTTCTATCCATTCTATTTTTTGTTTCCTGTCAGGAATACGTTCAGCAGAAATGCAGTTCCGCGTGTAAATTTTTCGTTCAGTGCGCGGTAACCACGTTCAAGGACGTGAAGGTTACGGACGCGGAAAAAAATCAGGCGATGATCGATTGCGAAAGCGGATGCATCCGCGAACAAAGTTTCGTTCTTCCGTGTTTCGAATCCGAAACCACATGCAAAGGTTTTAATACTTGCGTGATGGAATCCGGATTTATGGATTGA
- a CDS encoding SRPBCC family protein gives MNGIYHKVGIRAGANEVVQALTTQSGLANWWTRQVEGAFSGGVSAVGEAIRFTFGEKGFFDMKVQESTPARVLWECVNGPEDWVGSHIDFNLRAGTAPDGAAMTLIHFRHQDWKTESEFTAHCSMKWAVFLLSLKSLIENGKGQPAPDDIKIDDMN, from the coding sequence ATGAATGGAATTTACCACAAAGTCGGAATTCGGGCCGGAGCAAACGAAGTCGTCCAAGCGCTGACTACGCAAAGCGGTCTTGCGAACTGGTGGACAAGACAAGTGGAAGGTGCGTTTTCGGGAGGAGTTTCGGCGGTCGGAGAGGCGATTCGTTTTACGTTTGGAGAGAAAGGTTTCTTTGATATGAAAGTTCAAGAATCGACTCCGGCCCGTGTGCTATGGGAATGCGTCAATGGACCGGAAGATTGGGTCGGCTCGCATATTGATTTCAATCTGCGCGCAGGCACTGCCCCGGATGGAGCGGCGATGACCCTCATACACTTTCGACATCAAGACTGGAAAACAGAAAGCGAATTCACCGCACACTGCAGCATGAAATGGGCGGTCTTTCTTTTGAGTCTTAAAAGTCTGATCGAAAACGGCAAAGGCCAACCTGCACCCGATGACATTAAGATCGACGATATGAATTGA
- a CDS encoding ankyrin repeat domain-containing protein translates to MSPSIQEQLTQAILSGSVNVIADYIRSGAGFEKITLITPDGFGASPLRLAAIAEAKYKGSSEITKMILENSSVEEQENVLYSFASEDEYLEQTEALLRAGILPDIGTKDQTPLQLAVGNRNPKMVFLLLSYGADPSRKGKYGSAFDSAESNPLFLGMLTSARSGKPKSPYYFVDLEKVKQVLNRWANAVRMFAQNHKEKTFYVFGIDGSRLVANSEEEFQRTLKKYQDNYPDRYNQEDKIQFLRYNPGDFSFSMPEISGDLEENILLDHSYLNPIENETRTEKELLKDGLILNRNAIFKDLKLSADFRISAFGHIY, encoded by the coding sequence ATGTCTCCATCGATTCAAGAACAGCTCACTCAAGCGATCCTTTCCGGAAGCGTAAATGTTATAGCCGACTATATTCGATCCGGAGCCGGTTTTGAAAAAATCACCTTGATTACACCGGATGGATTTGGCGCGTCGCCCCTTCGATTGGCAGCGATTGCAGAAGCGAAATATAAAGGTTCCTCCGAGATTACGAAGATGATTCTTGAAAATTCGAGTGTAGAAGAACAGGAAAACGTTTTGTATTCTTTCGCTTCGGAAGACGAATATCTAGAACAGACCGAGGCGCTGCTTCGAGCGGGCATATTACCCGACATCGGAACGAAAGATCAAACTCCGTTGCAATTGGCCGTAGGAAACCGAAATCCTAAAATGGTTTTTCTACTTCTTTCTTATGGAGCCGATCCCAGTCGAAAAGGAAAATACGGTTCGGCGTTCGATAGCGCGGAATCCAATCCTTTGTTTTTAGGCATGTTGACTTCGGCTCGAAGTGGAAAACCGAAGTCGCCGTATTATTTCGTGGATTTGGAAAAAGTGAAACAAGTATTGAATCGTTGGGCAAATGCCGTTCGTATGTTTGCGCAAAATCATAAGGAAAAAACCTTCTATGTTTTTGGAATCGACGGAAGTCGATTGGTTGCAAATTCCGAGGAAGAATTTCAGAGAACGTTGAAAAAATATCAGGACAACTATCCGGATCGATACAATCAGGAAGATAAAATCCAATTCTTGCGATACAATCCGGGTGATTTTTCGTTTTCGATGCCGGAAATATCGGGCGATCTTGAGGAGAATATTCTTTTGGATCATTCGTATTTGAACCCCATAGAAAACGAAACTCGAACGGAAAAAGAATTATTAAAGGACGGGTTGATCCTGAATCGTAACGCGATTTTTAAGGATTTAAAACTTTCCGCCGATTTTAGAATATCCGCGTTCGGACACATATATTAG
- the murD gene encoding UDP-N-acetylmuramoyl-L-alanine--D-glutamate ligase, with product MKFPESLKGLKTLVLGGGISGNSALELLIHEQANPILCDRNRPESLQVPYLPDNVDPSSLTDIALIVKSPGILPTHPILDYAIEKKIPVVSEIDLGRHFFKGRIIGVTGTDGKSTTTSLTAHLLREDFSDLQEGGNLGIPFTSFCKKPISLAVLELSSYQLDDSSPLGLNVSVFLNLAPDHLERHKTMENYFQAKLKVADLSNANHSLIVSEKIKERILSSSVSYQCKLLSFGRSPQSDAFVDENSQTIKTARHVYDISQFYLPGTHNRENLAASILAAEAIGGKPESIQAQIPRFKGLPHRFQIAGEKFGLSFINDSKSTNLHSMLAGMATWKNLPQTCLILGGRPKQEDPKPLYDFLIKGIGSVILIGEARSVWENGVRELIGDRLFSVETLNDAFEIFKKGNMISKPFVASAPVSSRSPSASKTVSDNKNQAVSKGIHLSNGAEIGAVVFSPACASFDQYKNFEERGNHFLSLVEKFLNGIS from the coding sequence ATGAAATTTCCCGAGTCCCTGAAAGGGCTAAAGACTCTCGTTCTTGGCGGAGGAATCTCCGGCAACTCGGCTCTTGAACTTCTGATTCACGAACAAGCGAACCCTATTCTCTGCGACCGCAATCGTCCCGAGTCTCTGCAAGTTCCGTATCTTCCGGACAACGTCGATCCTTCTTCCCTTACCGATATCGCGCTGATCGTCAAGTCGCCCGGCATTCTGCCCACGCATCCGATTCTCGACTACGCTATCGAAAAAAAAATTCCGGTCGTTTCGGAGATCGATCTCGGCAGACATTTTTTTAAAGGGAGAATCATCGGCGTAACCGGAACGGACGGAAAATCGACGACGACTTCTCTGACGGCACATCTCTTAAGAGAAGATTTTTCCGATCTTCAAGAAGGGGGAAATCTCGGGATTCCGTTTACTTCTTTTTGTAAGAAACCGATTTCACTCGCGGTGCTGGAACTTTCCAGTTATCAACTCGACGACTCTTCTCCGTTGGGTTTAAACGTTTCCGTTTTTTTAAATCTCGCTCCCGATCATCTTGAAAGACACAAGACGATGGAGAATTATTTCCAAGCGAAGCTGAAAGTAGCCGATCTTTCCAACGCCAATCATTCCCTAATCGTTTCCGAAAAAATCAAAGAAAGAATCCTAAGCTCTTCGGTTTCGTATCAATGCAAGCTTTTGAGTTTCGGAAGAAGTCCGCAATCGGACGCGTTCGTGGATGAAAATTCTCAAACGATCAAGACAGCGCGGCACGTTTACGACATCTCGCAATTTTATCTTCCGGGAACGCACAACCGGGAGAATCTCGCGGCTTCCATTCTTGCGGCGGAAGCGATCGGAGGAAAACCGGAATCGATCCAAGCGCAGATTCCCCGTTTTAAAGGACTTCCCCACCGTTTTCAGATCGCGGGAGAAAAATTCGGCCTTTCCTTTATCAACGATTCCAAATCCACGAACCTTCACAGCATGCTCGCCGGAATGGCTACTTGGAAGAATCTTCCGCAAACTTGTCTGATTCTCGGAGGAAGACCGAAACAGGAAGACCCGAAACCGCTTTATGATTTCCTAATAAAAGGAATCGGCTCCGTAATTTTAATCGGAGAGGCGAGATCCGTATGGGAAAACGGAGTTCGAGAACTCATCGGAGATCGACTTTTCTCCGTTGAAACATTGAACGACGCGTTTGAAATATTCAAAAAAGGAAATATGATTTCAAAACCTTTCGTAGCGTCGGCGCCCGTTTCTTCTCGATCGCCTTCCGCTTCGAAAACAGTTTCCGATAACAAAAACCAAGCCGTTTCTAAAGGAATCCATTTGTCCAACGGCGCGGAAATCGGTGCGGTGGTTTTTTCACCGGCCTGCGCAAGCTTCGATCAATATAAGAATTTCGAGGAACGAGGAAATCATTTCCTTTCCTTGGTCGAAAAATTCTTAAATGGGATCTCGTAA
- a CDS encoding MaoC family dehydratase, with amino-acid sequence MKYFEDLQVGETFELGSYTLSKDEILEFATKYDPQPFHIDEEKAKESIYGALIASGWQTTAVYMKLFVENLMNRAHGMGSPGLEELKWKRPVFAGDTLQGRFSILEKSKFRANLGLVMGKNELFNQKGEVVMTFKGKMLFLRREI; translated from the coding sequence ATGAAATATTTCGAGGATTTGCAAGTGGGGGAAACTTTCGAACTGGGAAGTTATACCTTATCGAAGGATGAAATTTTGGAATTCGCAACCAAATACGATCCGCAGCCGTTTCATATCGACGAAGAGAAAGCGAAAGAATCCATATACGGAGCTTTGATCGCTTCCGGTTGGCAAACGACCGCGGTTTATATGAAGCTTTTTGTCGAAAATCTAATGAATCGAGCGCATGGAATGGGATCTCCGGGTTTGGAGGAGTTGAAATGGAAACGTCCCGTTTTTGCAGGCGACACCTTGCAGGGAAGATTTAGTATATTAGAAAAGAGTAAATTTAGAGCCAATCTGGGACTTGTAATGGGAAAGAACGAACTGTTCAATCAAAAAGGAGAAGTGGTTATGACCTTCAAAGGGAAGATGTTATTCTTAAGAAGAGAAATCTAA
- the rlmN gene encoding 23S rRNA (adenine(2503)-C(2))-methyltransferase RlmN — protein MTQETLGEIQTGKIPLKGRTLKELSEIMVSLGEKPFRAKQVYHGLYVNRYESWEQFTTFSKALKEKLEELCTLTRLHVVKHLKSVDGTQKFTFSSEPGNGKEFEAVWIPSGDGGRKTICISSQVGCTLNCKFCATAKLEFQGNLKAHEIVDQILQVEKIVGDRATNVVFMGMGEPFHNYFNVIRAASILHDPDALNLGAKRITISTSGVVNGIRRFIENKEPYNFAISLNHPDPSGRLEIMDIEEKFSLPELLQAAKDFTRELKRRITFEYVMIPGVNMGTENANKLVKIARSLDCKINVIPLNTEFFGWRRPTRDEVAEFIALLEPAGVPILNRRSPGKDIFGACGMLASKS, from the coding sequence ATGACTCAAGAAACCCTCGGAGAAATTCAAACCGGTAAGATTCCGTTAAAAGGAAGAACCTTAAAGGAACTTTCGGAGATTATGGTTTCGCTCGGGGAAAAACCGTTCCGCGCCAAACAAGTGTATCACGGTTTATACGTGAATCGCTACGAGTCTTGGGAACAATTCACGACATTCTCCAAAGCCCTCAAAGAAAAACTCGAAGAACTTTGTACTCTAACTCGCCTTCACGTTGTCAAACATCTCAAGTCCGTCGACGGAACGCAGAAGTTTACGTTCTCATCCGAACCCGGTAACGGAAAAGAATTCGAAGCCGTATGGATTCCTTCGGGAGACGGCGGACGAAAAACGATCTGCATCTCTTCGCAGGTCGGCTGCACTCTCAATTGTAAATTCTGCGCGACGGCTAAATTAGAATTTCAAGGAAATCTAAAGGCGCATGAGATCGTCGATCAGATTCTCCAGGTGGAAAAAATCGTAGGCGATAGAGCGACTAACGTTGTTTTTATGGGAATGGGAGAACCTTTCCACAACTATTTCAACGTGATCCGCGCCGCGTCGATTCTTCACGATCCGGACGCTCTCAATCTCGGCGCGAAACGAATCACGATTTCTACTTCCGGAGTCGTAAACGGAATCCGCCGCTTTATCGAAAACAAGGAACCGTATAACTTCGCGATTTCGCTCAATCATCCCGATCCGAGCGGAAGACTCGAGATCATGGACATCGAAGAGAAATTCTCCCTTCCCGAACTTTTACAAGCCGCCAAGGATTTTACGAGAGAATTAAAACGAAGAATCACGTTTGAATACGTGATGATTCCCGGCGTTAACATGGGAACGGAAAACGCGAATAAGCTCGTTAAGATCGCAAGATCTCTGGATTGCAAGATCAACGTCATTCCTCTCAACACGGAATTTTTCGGATGGAGAAGACCCACAAGGGACGAGGTCGCGGAATTCATCGCGCTTCTCGAACCCGCCGGAGTTCCGATTCTCAACCGAAGATCTCCGGGCAAAGATATCTTCGGCGCCTGCGGAATGCTCGCCTCAAAAAGTTGA
- a CDS encoding adenylate/guanylate cyclase domain-containing protein, protein MKKEKAMLFTIREWFQFKKITSGLTESESRSVHTTLYTQFSLFVIPSLLTVSIYYNEPPETHLFSFIHYFLLIIPLLFAHYLLRLRYYNLSAVITLVAVNYHLGALTLAQADDPAPLGFLITSILSFLMISKKYNRIRFLMSILPLGLYISSQYYYRVLGGNAIFGPPKWVVPAEYLMPPLILACILMVLIIYQFVKAVDMAEAKLTQEHEKSEKLLLNIIPKEVVEELKQKGSSAPRHFNSATICFTDFEGFTSITETMEPKELVAELDRCFSYFDSVMGHYNLEKLKTIGDSYMFVGGLPTENKTHAVDCVLAAIEIQGFMSQMKDIKKSQNLPYWELRLGIHSGEVIAGVIGDKKFAYDVWSDTVNTASRCESSGVSGKINISGATFELVKDFFDCEYRGLVEAKNKGKIKMYFVNGILPELQEKNNPNTPNSQFKKKYELL, encoded by the coding sequence ATGAAAAAAGAAAAAGCTATGCTTTTCACAATCCGAGAATGGTTTCAATTTAAAAAAATCACGAGCGGTCTGACGGAATCCGAATCCAGGTCCGTTCATACAACATTGTATACGCAGTTTAGTCTGTTTGTGATACCCTCATTGTTAACAGTCTCTATATATTATAACGAACCTCCGGAGACGCATCTATTCTCTTTTATACACTATTTCCTTCTTATTATCCCGTTACTATTTGCCCATTATTTGCTCCGATTGCGTTATTATAATTTATCCGCTGTGATTACGTTGGTTGCCGTTAATTATCATCTTGGAGCGCTAACGTTAGCTCAAGCGGATGACCCCGCTCCTTTAGGGTTTCTAATTACTTCGATCTTGTCATTCTTAATGATCTCGAAAAAATATAATCGCATTCGCTTTTTAATGTCTATTTTGCCGTTAGGCCTTTATATTTCTAGTCAGTATTATTATAGAGTCTTAGGAGGAAATGCGATATTCGGTCCGCCCAAATGGGTCGTGCCGGCCGAGTATCTTATGCCGCCTCTTATACTAGCATGTATTTTAATGGTCTTGATTATTTATCAATTTGTGAAGGCCGTAGACATGGCAGAAGCAAAGTTAACTCAAGAGCATGAAAAGTCGGAAAAGTTATTACTGAATATAATTCCGAAAGAAGTAGTCGAAGAATTAAAACAGAAAGGATCCAGTGCGCCGAGGCATTTTAATTCCGCGACTATTTGTTTTACCGATTTTGAAGGTTTTACAAGTATTACGGAGACTATGGAACCGAAAGAACTGGTCGCCGAATTGGATCGGTGCTTTTCATACTTCGATAGCGTAATGGGTCATTACAATCTTGAAAAGCTAAAGACAATCGGTGATAGCTATATGTTCGTGGGAGGATTACCTACGGAAAATAAAACCCATGCGGTAGATTGTGTCTTAGCGGCTATCGAAATCCAGGGATTTATGAGCCAAATGAAAGATATTAAGAAATCTCAAAACTTACCTTATTGGGAATTAAGACTTGGGATACATTCCGGCGAGGTGATCGCAGGAGTCATCGGAGATAAAAAGTTCGCCTATGATGTTTGGAGTGACACTGTCAATACCGCCAGTAGATGCGAATCTTCCGGAGTTTCTGGAAAGATAAATATTTCCGGAGCTACCTTTGAACTCGTTAAAGACTTTTTCGATTGTGAGTATCGCGGATTAGTAGAAGCTAAAAATAAAGGCAAAATAAAAATGTATTTCGTAAACGGTATATTGCCGGAACTTCAGGAAAAAAATAATCCGAACACCCCCAATAGTCAGTTTAAAAAGAAATACGAACTATTATAA